The region GATATTAAACTAAAGGGAGAACTTTCAGGTATTGATACAGTTAAAAAAATCAAAGAAATTGATGCTAGTAGAAAAATAATTTTTTTAACAGCATGGAGTGACTTAAAAACATTTTCTGAAATAGATTCATTTGAGTACGATTGCTATATAAGAAAGCCTTATGATGACTCTACTCTTTTGGTAAATATTCGCTTGGCTTTACGTGATAGAGAACAAAATGAAGAGAGAAATCAATTTTCAGGAATTAAAGAAAAAGAATTTTTGTCATTAGAAGATGGGGGTAAAGCATATCGAATCCCAATAAGTCAAATTCTCTACTTCAAGAGTGAGGGGAATTATGTGAATATTTACTCTAATAACTTTGCGACTATAGTTGTACGTAGAAAGCTAACTTATTTTGAGGAACAAATTAAGGGACACTTTTTTTTGAAAACTCATAATAGATACTTAGTTAACTTTAGCAATGTAGTAAGCATTGGTAAAAATGAGTTATTTATAGGAGAAATAAAAATACCGATCTCAATGTCTCATCAGAAATCTTTAAGAGAGTTATTTTTAAAACATTAGGTATTATTGTCAATGTCTTTTTTATGACTTGAAACCCTGCTTAAAATGATATTTCGTTTTTTGAATTTTGTACAGTTATTATTTTATTTCCAGTTAATGTTTTTATCTACATTATCTTATGCTAAATATGTAGATCTGGAGCAATTTGTAGAGTCAGACTATTATGTCTTAATTGGGGAATTAAATAAAGATAAAAAACGCCAAAATGAGTCATCCATTAGAAAAAAAATGGCTAGGATAATTCAACATGATTCAAACAACTTTACGAAAATCTATAATAATTATTTAAAAACGTTAGTAGAAATACATTATAGCGTTGGTGATATTGAGAATATTGAGGGTAGGATAGGTAATTTGATTAAAGAATCAAGTGAAAAAAAGTCAGTTGTTACTCGGTTGATTATAGAAGCCGCATTGGTGTATTATAAGTCTAATAATCAAAGGTTTAGACTTTTAAATATTTTACGATTTTTGAATGATAAAACTGTTTACCTCATAGAAAGAGAAAGATTAGCATTTAAATCCTCTATTTATTATGAAACATATCAGTTTGAAAAAGCTATCGAGGTATATGAGGAGCAAATGAAACTAGATAAATGTTTGATTCA is a window of Flavobacteriales bacterium DNA encoding:
- a CDS encoding LytTR family DNA-binding domain-containing protein is translated as MNYMKNRTILIIEDDPILALKLKILLESQHFHVLPVYHSGEHVLKDINQIFFDLAIVDIKLKGELSGIDTVKKIKEIDASRKIIFLTAWSDLKTFSEIDSFEYDCYIRKPYDDSTLLVNIRLALRDREQNEERNQFSGIKEKEFLSLEDGGKAYRIPISQILYFKSEGNYVNIYSNNFATIVVRRKLTYFEEQIKGHFFLKTHNRYLVNFSNVVSIGKNELFIGEIKIPISMSHQKSLRELFLKH